The Hylaeus volcanicus isolate JK05 unplaced genomic scaffold, UHH_iyHylVolc1.0_haploid 12197, whole genome shotgun sequence genome has a window encoding:
- the LOC128882843 gene encoding uncharacterized protein LOC128882843 has protein sequence MKKESVGCIAMKNSSHYNMASSRNSYVTLITTVGNITIELYWDHAPKTCNNFFTLCKEGYYDGCLFHRIVRNFVIQTGDPSGTGKGGASIYGLTFEDEIHPDLHHVGAGVVSMANSGPNTNGSQFFVTLAPCPHLDGLHTIFGRVSSGMKVVQKLAIVEVNSLDRPVFDIKILRVDTATDASELLPGSTYV, from the exons atgaaaaaagaaagtgttGGATGCATAGCCATGAAGAATAGTAGTCATTATAATATGGCGTCATCCCGCAATTCTTACGTCACTCTCATAACAACTGTTGGTAATATAACAATAGAACTTTATTGGGACCACGCACCAAAA acatgtaacaatttttttacactATGCAAAGAGGGATATTATGATGGATGTTTGTTTCATCGCATTGTTCGT aattttgttatacaAACAGGTGATCCTAGCGGAACGGGAAAAGGAGGTGCTTCGATTTATGGTCTGACCTTTGAAGATGAAATCCATCCTGATTTACATCACGTTGGAGCT GGAGTTGTGTCTATGGCCAACAGTGGCCCCAATACAAACGGATCACAATTCTTTGTTACATTAGCACCATGTCCTCATTTGGATg GATTGCATACTATTTTTGGTCGAGTTAGCTCTGGAATGAAAGTCGTTCAAAAATTAGCAATCGTTGAAGTGAACTCACTCGATCG TCCtgtttttgatattaaaattttgagaGTCGACACAGCAACCGATGCTTCTGAGTTGCTCCCTGGCTCAACATATGTTTGA
- the LOC128883095 gene encoding uncharacterized protein LOC128883095, translating to MFYQRDFGWWESYYEKPMIFLPVKIEIFCDTNSTLRVQLQCCNGARLPVFQGASLFNECSIPFGENAVVQLSSLTVISGNFFNPKCITLKIEKAYNTSLRDAYALMANKLALLGFFLKGCRELQRLQALRHDVSVVAALPSKLVIAWFPWMIKTPFTNALLPRKWETCKFMELPPVNFSWSIVPTESHAYADSVEISTRDIFMTISNAYLKPVLLQSISTLKSLLECRHLASPWLVMRYIILSFELHASVTLLESGRQSVIYNNLEVLPPLHKSLLEPGYLLWCRGKSTVLGKEELILDVEKLAQRIPNQGTGIVSGIHLYVEVNMSEHTSSEHALHIASPLAVLLYAKITVTQGFQAATDVIIHSLNATLNHYASAFSAMKQESVVLPLNETLSPVFFNSIDSAGLQRLSSNEKSTENFAYMTDTYKSIVPPGRLLTLFLLPMMDGLVVWLNALTATSRINPRNNVLRSGVLCFTNSSNISSPSVQHSCNKKASAVLNLGSVQWQQASNGLIGTPLSKNATQSPVLDSSPHTSSGTLDRSSHDQRVRTHIIELLLVPSSGSLLKPNGFVNYHKDSATINSLTNSAPGSCDFFLYDAPLLSNHISYAFWEIIRLHHTRFVKKQIKTSQYLGFLEWHLWFREFNVNLMPLIHLKNLRNLDETVQDELDGLIPPFHYFEQKILQHWQKQHNTKDNIQPISMTDMSQVRYLLLLHYFDICPDALILPYECCHFFDQKETKIENSFNSKKRQPCFSNSFKMNKRVCSSPLTEEFQSIHHDTTISDKLAEICDSMESGKGLCCLRDSPEKDSNNDVLLLHYKNVTQIEKQHKATLEFAKSVTWLPPLKPHSAFRADNKEIEITYNCSLEMRSNPSSTEWSVIANYTRIFSHELFCGNFDLFLCFLQSNCNSNSMNTITCLLDISITNVQIYLDGIKQVTATIANSESRTPSFSNENFLQTLPFSQFIFTSFLDQTHFADGTHSSMFHTHILLWNCIPLLLPYIQLLQKFSKPHDECNVNLVNNEKETIFHASSLNFVISISRSPESSQILINNRFSLDNILEILVNETYKAGLVIHPFSNAPLSLHRPLSMHLSHLFFSKFSFNIMKYVLNSLSPGFSSEISNSEETIS from the exons ATGTTTTATCAACGTGATTTTGGCTGGTGGGAATCATACTATGAGAAACCTATGATATTTTTACccgttaaaattgaaattttttgtgATACAAATAGCACTTTAAGAGTTCAACTTCAATGTTGTAATGGAGCAAGATTGCCGGTATTTCAAGGTGCTTCGTTATTTAATGAGTGCTCTATTCCTTTTGGAGAAAATGCGGTGGTCCAGCTGAGTTCACTCACCGTTATATcaggaaatttttttaatccaaAGTGTATAACATTAAAGATTGAAAAGGCCTACAATACATCCTTACGTGACGCTTACGCATTAATGGCAAACAAGTTGGCACTCTTAGGGTTTTTTTTGAAAGGGTGTCGCGAGTTACAACGTTTGCAAGCGTTACGTCATGATGTTTCTGTAGTAGCTGCACTACCATCCAAGTTGGTAATCGCATGGTTTCCGTGGATGATTAAAACGCCTTTTACTAACGCTTTACTCCCTCGAAAGTGGGAAACTTGTAAATTTATGGAGTTACCCCctgttaatttttcttggaGCATAGTTCCAACCGAGTCTCATGCTTATGCTGACTCTGTGGAAATATCCACTAGGGATATTTTTATGACTATCTCTAATGCTTACCTAAAACCTGTACTTTTGCAATCTAT CTCGACTTTGAAATCCTTATTAGAATGCAGACACTTGGCTTCACCGTGGCTGGTAATGCGCTATATTATACTTTCCTTTGAATTACATGCATCTGTAACACTTTTGGAAAGTGGCCGTCAATCCGTAATATACAACAACCTTGAAGTGTTACCTCCTTTACATAAGAGTTTATTAGAGCCAGGATATTTATTG TGGTGTCGTGGAAAATCAACAGTTTTAGGAAAAGAAGAGCTTATTTTAGATGTCGAAAAGTTGGCGCAACGAATACCAAATCAAGGTACAGGAATCGTGTCTGGAATTCACTTATACGTGGAGGTTAATATGAGTGAACATACATCATCTGAGCACGCGCTTCACATAGCAAGTCCTCTTGCTGTCCTTTTGTATGCCAAAATAACAGTGACCCAAGGGTTCCAAGCAGCAACAGATGTTATTATTCATTCGTTAAACGCAACATTAAATCA TTATGCATCAGCATTTAGCGCCATGAAGCAAGAGAGTGTTGTATTAccattaaatgaaacattgtcacctgttttttttaattcaatcgaTTCCGCTGGTCTTCAGCGATTAAGTTCTAACGAAAAGTCTACTGAAAATTTTGCATACATGACAGATACCTATAAATCTATTGTTCCTCCAGGCCGTTTATTAACTTTGTTTTTACTACCGATGATGGATGGTTTAGTTGTGTGGTTGAATGCTCTTACTGCTACCTCGAGAATCAATCCTCGAAATAATGTGCTTCGTTCAGGAGTTCTGTGCTTTACTAATTCTTCAAACATTTCTAGCCCCTCAGTGCAACATTCTTGCAATAAAAAAGCTAGTGCTGTGCTCAATTTAGGAAGTGTTCAATGGCAGCAGGCATCGAATGGTCTCATTGGAACGCCTCTTagtaaaaat GCAACGCAAAGCCCTGTATTAGATTCCTCACCACATACATCTTCGGGCACTTTAGATAGATCATCTCATGATCAGCGTGTACGAACGCATATCATAGAACTTTTGCTTGTACCCTCTTCAGGCTCTCTTTTGAAACCAAATGGTTTTGTCAA ttATCATAAGGATAGCGCTACGATCAATTCATTAACAAACTCGGCGCCCGGTTCTTGCGATTTTTTCCTTTACGATGCACCCTTACTCTCCAACCATATTTCGTATGCGTTTTGGGAAATCATTAGATTACATCATACTCGtttcgtaaaaaaacaaataaagacATCACAATATCTTGGATTTCTAGAATGGCATTTATGGTTTCGGGAATTCAATGTCAATCTCATGCCCCTCATTCATCTAAAGAACTTACGGAATTTGGATGAAACAGTGCAAGACGAGCTTGATGGTTTGATACCACCATTCCActattttgaacaaaaaattttacaacATTGGCAAAAACAGCACAATACAAAAGACAATATCCAACCCATTAGTATGACGGACATGTCGCAAGTTCGCTATCTTCTgcttttacattattttgatatttgtcCCGATGCCTTAATTCTACCCTATGAATGCTGTCACTTTTTTGAtcaaaaagaaactaaaatcgaaaattctttcaattcgAAAAAACGCCAACCTTGCTTCTCCAACTcattcaaaatgaataaacgCGTTTGTTCTTCGCCATTAACAGAAGAGTTTCAATCCATTCATCACGATACAACCATTTCTGATAAGTTGGCTGAAATTTGCGATTCTATGGAGTCTGGCAAAGGCTTATGTTGTTTACGGGACTCACCTGAAAAAGATTCAAATAATGATGTACTATTACTGCACTATAAAAACGTTActcaaattgaaaaacaacatAAGGCTACTTTAGAATTTGCTAAAAGTGTAACGTGGCTACCGCCATTAAAACCCCATTCAGCTTTTCGTGCAGACAACAAGGAGATTGAAATAACGTACAATTGTTCCCTCGAGATGAGGTCAAATCCTTCCTCAACAGAGTGGTCTGTTATTGCAAATTACACTCG aattttttccCACGAACTTTTTTgtggaaattttgatttatttttatgttttttgcAATCCAATTGCAACAGCAATTCAATGAATACAATTACATGTCTTTTAGATATAAGCATTACAAATGTTCAAATTTATCTTGATGGAATTAAACAAGTAACAGCAACCATTGCCAACAGCGAATCACGTACCCCATCTTTctctaatgaaaatttcttacaaactCTTCCGTTctctcaatttatttttacttcgttCTTAGATCAAACTCATTt TGCTGATGGTACGCATTCTTCAATGTTCCACACGCACATTCTACTTTGGAATTGTATACCCTTACTTTTACCGTACATCCAGTTATTACAAAAGTTTTCCAAACCTCACGATGAATGTAATGTGAACCttgtaaacaatgaaaaagaaacgatatttcatgcttcttctttaaattttgttatctcTATATCTCGGTCGCCTGAAAG TTCtcaaattcttattaataatCGATTTAGCTTAGacaatattcttgaaattttagtaaatgAAACGTACAAAGCAGGCTTAGTTATCCACCCATTTTCTAATGCACCTCTTTCCTTGCATCGTCCACTGTCCATg CATCTTTCacacctttttttttcaaaattttcgtttaatataatgaaatacgTTCTAAACTCGTTATCACCCGGATTCTCGTCGGAAATTTCAAATAGtgaagaaacaatttcttaa
- the LOC128883103 gene encoding uncharacterized protein LOC128883103 encodes MAETVAQLQKELNDLSSSCDKKLDLITTGLRKDILSSQQSLEKCYEQKTTLNNNFTLAQKQLKEMEVFKSSLTQCQQKATLAKQTNQDTQSKMEKQLTDLQNENQQMKQKHRKEFSLHQSHLEKCYSDNQKTKKEIELANQQLTLNSQLLNFNIYYSENVFSVVSVNQPMDGYPTGCTGCCSKLYGEKPHEKIFKLY; translated from the exons ATGGCTGAAACTGTAGCCCAATTACAGAAAGAATTGAATGATTTATCGTCATCATGTGATAAGAAACTTGATTTAATTACTACCGGATTACGAAAAGACATACTTTCTTCTCAACAAAGTTTAGAAAAGTGTTATGAGCAGAAAacaactttaaataataatttcactttagCTCAAAAGCAATTAAAGGAAATGGAGGTGTTTAAATCGTCATTAACCCAATGCCAACAAAAGGCAACACTTGCCAAACAAACTAATCAGGATACTCAAAGCAAAATGGAGAAACAATTGACtgatttacaaaatgaaaatcaacaaatgaaacaaaaacatCGTAAAGAATTTTCTCTTCATCAGAGtcatttggaaaaatgttacaGTGACAATCaaaagacaaaaaaagaaattgagcTTGCGAATCAGCAGTTAACACTGAATTCTCAACTACTTAAT tttaacATATATTATTCCGAAAATGTCTTCAGCGTTGTCTCCGTTAATCAACCAATGGACGGTTACCCTACGGGCTGTACAGGATGTTGTAGTAAACTTTATGGAGAAAAACCacacgaaaaaatatttaaactataTTGA
- the LOC128882842 gene encoding peroxiredoxin-1-like, which translates to MMSAEGSHEIQVRYPAPVFKGTAVMPDGSFQDISLSDFKGSYVVLYFYPLNFTFVCPSEILAFDAIVNELKARNTVLIGCSVDSHFSHNAWRNTEKANGGIGRIQHMLLSDITKTISRDYGVLLKSDGIALRGLFLIDKEGILRHKLVNDLPLGRSSTELLRMVDSLQQFEEVGEVCPANWKKGAPTMKPTQEGVQVYLSRN; encoded by the coding sequence ATGATGAGCGCTGAGGGGAGTCATGAAATTCAAGTCCGATACCCTGCACCGGTGTTTAAAGGGACTGCTGTGATGCCTGACGGAAGTTTTCAGGACATATCACTAAGTGATTTTAAAGGGTCTTATgttgtactttatttttatcctcTAAACTTTACATTTGTTTGTCCATCGGAAATCCTTGCTTTTGATGCTATTGTAAATGAGCTAAAAGCACGAAATACCGTTTTGATAGGATGCTCAGTTGATTCCCATTTTTCTCATAATGCATGGAGAAATACAGAAAAGGCTAATGGCGGAATCGGTAGAATTCAACATATGTTATTATCGGATATTACTAAAACAATATCGCGCGATTATGGAGTTCTTTTGAAAAGTGACGGAATAGCACTTCgtggtttatttttaattgataagGAAGGAATTTTAAGACATAAGCTTGTGAATGATTTACCCTTAGGACGTTCTTCCACTGAACTTTTACGTATGGTAGACTCTTTACAACAATTTGAAGAAGTCGGAGAAGTTTGTCCTGCCAATTGGAAAAAAGGTGCTCCAACTATGAAGCCAACACAAGAAGGTGTTCAAGTATACCTctcaagaaattaa
- the LOC128882873 gene encoding embryonic polyadenylate-binding protein 2-B-like — MSDHGNTQAVQNLIGQEMKSPMIQTAPSSETLTLPLTQEEKNVILNGNNTMHVFNLSHEEMPEMIQETGDTHLGDGMEEQHLDEERVLDGQDCSFRSSDDVDSRSIFVGNIDYAATPLELREHFKLCGYINRITLMVDRYTGHPKGYAYIEFQNESAISTAVMLSDSIFRDRPLKVSAKRKNIPGYKNFMMSGRGAPFGMSMPRGKFGRGMVPPQSFRGRRGYVLNKSSPLNSTLFYSRMHGIPGYFPRYRGRGQRSYGPY; from the exons ATGAGCGACCACGGTAATACGCAAGCTGTTCAAAATCTTATTGGCCAGGAAATGAAATCTCCCATGATTCAAACAGCACCGAGTTCTG AAACCTTAACGTTACCTTTAacgcaagaagaaaaaaatgttatcttGAATGGTAACAATACAATGCATG TTTTCAATTTGTCTCATGAAGAGATGCCTGAAATGATTCAAGAAACTGGTGACACACATCTAGGTGATGGTATGGAAGAGCAACATTTAGATGAGGAAAGAGTATTAGATGGTCAGGATTGTTCCTTTCGCTCCTCTGATGATGTAGACTCTCGTAGTATTTTCGTTGGGAAC attgaCTATGCTGCAACACCATTAGAATTACGGGAGCATTTTAAACTTTGTGGGTATATTAATCGTATTACTCTCATGGTCGATCGCTATACCGGGCATCCTAAAGG ATATGCttatattgaatttcaaaatgagTCAGCCATCTCAACTGCAGTTATGCTGTCAGACTCAATTTTTCGTGATCGTCCTTTAAAA GTATCTGCcaaacgtaaaaatattccaggttataaaaattttatgatgAGTGGACGTGGTGCTCCTTTTGGTATGTCAATGCCTCGTGGGAAATTCGGAAGAGGCATGGTACCTCCACAGAGTTTTCGTGGCCGGCGTGGgtacgtgttaaataaatcgTCACCTTTAAATTCAACTCTCTTCTACTCTAGAATGCATGGAATTCCTGGGTATTTTCCAAGGTATCGTGGGCGCGGGCAGCGGTCATACGGACCATATTAA
- the LOC128882872 gene encoding sperm flagellar protein 1-like — translation MSECLTTYRKVQYKTNDNFRTENEAELWDWLDSIPLSKARKHLAKDFSDGVLLTEIIHHFKPHWVDLHNYSPSNARHCKEDNWRLLNSRVLNKRFGLNLSDYQIENLSAGDTDMVESLLRFIKKKLETHKFYASLPRACIIPNNITKSSLRQRKDTLVLKDDANCFHPSDQCHLYNSVLKQALQDEFGYEFNRPESQWEKLLPHEDLQEWNDLKKKTKSVLTQLLNEEITMIPSMDFSHNQATIILKQFQLQKQKIESLEELLRLKDIKLCAYASSC, via the exons ATGTCAGAGTGTTTAACCACTTATAGAAAAGTACAATACAAGACTAATGATAATTTTAGAACTGAAAACGAGGCCGAATTGTGGGATTGGCTTGATAGCATTCCTTTGTCCAAGGCTAGAAAGCACTTGGCAAAGGATTTTTCTGACGGA GTACTTTTAACCGAAATCATTCATCATTTTAAACCGCACTGGGTAGACCTTCACAATTACTCGCCTTCTAATGCAAGGCATTGTAAAGAAGATAATTGGAGATTATTAAACTCAcga gtGCTTAATAAAAGGTTCGGCCTTAATTTGTCCGAttatcaaattgaaaatttatcagCTGGTGACACCGACATGGTGGAATCTTTACTAcgttttatcaaaaaaaaacttgAGACACATAAATTTTACGCATCACTTCCTCGTGCTTGTATCATACCAAACAATATCACTAAGTCTTCTTTAAGACAGCGAAAGGATACCCTAGTTTTAAAAGACGATGCCAATTGTTTTCATCCGTCAG aTCAATGCCACTTATACAATTCTGTTTTAAAGCAAGCGTTACAAGATGAATTTGGGTATGAATTTAATAGGCCGGAATCTCAGTGGGAAAAATTGTTACCTCATGAAGATTTACAGGAATGgaatgatttgaaaaaaaaaactaagaGCGTCCTAACTCAGCTTTTAAACGAAGAG ATAACTATGATTCCTTCGATGGACTTTAGTCACAATCAAGCTACTATTATACTTAAACAATTTCAGCTAcaaaagcaaaaaatcgaGTCCCTAGAAGAGCTTTTGAGACTTAAG GATATCAAACTTTGTGCTTATGCGTCGTCTTGTTGA
- the LOC128883104 gene encoding uncharacterized protein LOC128883104 has product MSALGYADKEVFAEDCQLKNFARLLLRIAQQVHETLNNPKLLDTNFDAWGPMLSKNEYDGRLSPNHTNDSVENTESNGSRIIEKADLCFFFWQLIRNCRELILKGLVLINIVEKPKFQLIMNHTLETASKYYENQEIFRKFGQQFNSIQWPPHGWGEPPCPPYAIDVSIDILCGKGNYRRLPKLLEEVVKQVGEVETSIGLALDEKERLALERRIKVEVTTMWALSKCPKKKMQFVLKNGMIFLVVPNEFSINAIFDLQRFQVIEAKILVGSTTFGIEVSPFLNTGFKNFLDQAIGLIEMRYHFAVEAVKNKLRELWNKKLNAKIVENGTDDTLVIQNSNDEMKSLEESLISLLCCEDSLINENLDNNNLFDNKEADNNVRFHPDGIYGEFGENGTNNKKIQTANELNLVKESEIKRFPDYFFECFRLGRWVSGFFILTLLRDQALRACSFSSVYPGCIKTFKEIGKKELSCFHMQNIADVTIKALDLYIVPCFDPTCGGLLSPLLCLLFEVPLLRKEIDPNHYLSSSFLEDYSNGYTMLKKISTVTSGIQHYELSGSGSILRIGFEVLGGDWKLILWPVSPLLEILKFVTNTSADENSNTQKNALRTVIKKNLLFDASYVYDALLDCHSYHFMKNFNAEHLELSLWTRHAASLLATLTLATVASFIKSHSTTSSQMIEVYLKNESDTFTTLHNRKFTSLDCIFFKKYLTHLHVDPFDGKLCISFSTLHKKTLNWLRLGNVEYDSQIATAISMGSLGSHGLLRLLPYLTYIAFVQYLEETCATHQWETDFSLQTTLDEHLNTTLSSQMQNNESSQFIEHGYRFPTSSFIDAEIGKNRNVSVIPPPDNVHMTELLYTLKNSFKLTSSKELSRSFCFVYKRESNLCLCIYGNTTAQCELECVKLVVTRVAPSK; this is encoded by the exons ATGAGTGCGTTAGGTTACGCAGACAAAGAGGTTTTTGCGGAAGATTGTCAGTTAAAAAATTTCGCACGACTTCTCCTCCGCATAGCTCAGCAAGTTcatgaaactttaaataatccCAAGCTCCTTGATACTAACTTTGATGCTTGGGGTCCAATGCTTTCTAAAAATGAGTATGATGGGAGGCTATCACCAAATCACACGAATGATTCGGTGGAAAACACCGAATCAAATGGTTCGCGAATTATAGAAAAAGCagatttatgtttttttttttggcaacttattcgaaattgtcgcgaattgattttaaaaggATTAGTGCTAATAAATATTGTGGAAAAGCCAAAATTTCAGTTAATAATGAATCATACTTTAGAAACAGCTTCAAAGTATTATGAGAATCAGGAAATTTTCCGAAAATTTGGGCAG caaTTCAACTCTATTCAATGGCCTCCTCACGGTTGGGGAGAACCTCCGTGCCCTCCCTATGCCATTGACGTTTCTATTGATATTCTTTGTGGAAAAGGAAATTACAGAAGACTCCCGAAATTGTTAGAAGAAGTCGTTAAACAGGTTGGAGAGGTGGAAACATCGATAGGACTGGCTTTGGAtg AAAAAGAACGATTGGCCTTAGAACGTCGTATTAAAGTTGAGGTAACGACCATGTGGGCTTTGTCCAAATgtcccaaaaaaaaaatgcaatttgttttaaaaaatggaatgaTATTTTTGGTTGTACCAAATGAGTTTTCTATTAATGCTATTTTCGATTTACAACG GTTTCAGGTTATAGAGGCGAAAATATTAGTCGGATCCACAACGTTTGGTATAGAAGTGTCACCGTTTTTGAATActggtttcaaaaattttttagaCCAGGCTATTGGTTTAATAGAAATGCGGTATCATTTCGCAGTGGAAGCAGTCAAAAATAAGCTTCGAGAGCTATGgaacaagaaattaaatgCCAAAATAGTTGAAAATGGCACAGACGACACACTAGTCATTCAAAATTCCaatgatgaaatgaaatcCCTTGAGGAATCTCTTATTTCATTGTTGTGTTGTGAAGATAgcttaataaatgaaaatttagacAATAACAACTTATTTGACAACAAGGAGGCAGATAATAATGTTAGATTTCATCCAGACGGTATATATGGTGAATTCGGGGAAAAtggtacaaataataaaaaaatccaaaCTGCAAATGAATTGAATTTGGTGAAAGaatctgaaataaaacgttttcCAGATTATTTTTTCGAGTGTTTTCGTTTGGGTCGATGGGTTTCAGGTTTCTTTATATTGACGCTTTTAAGAGATCAAGCTTTAAGAGCATGTAGTTTTTCCTCAGTTTATCCAGGGTGTATAAAGACATTCAAGGAGattggaaaaaaagaattgtctTGTTttcatatgcaaaatatagcTGACGTCACTATCAAGGCGTTAGATCTCTATATAGTGCCGTGTTTTGACCCAACTTGTGGGGGACTTTTATCTCCCTTACTTTGTTTGTTGTTTGAGGTTCCtcttttaagaaaagaaattgatccAAATCATTACTTAAGCTCTTCCTTTTTGGAAGATTATAGCAATGGCTACACCatgctaaaaaaaatatcaacagtCACGTCAGGTATACAACATTATGAATTATCTGGATCTGGATCCATTCTTCGTATTGGTTTTGAAGTACTCGGTGGAGACTGGAAACTGATTTTGTGGCCAGTATCCCCactattagaaatattaaaatttgttaccAACACTAGCGCTGATGAGAATTCAAACACACAAAAGAATGCCCTTCGTActgtaataaagaaaaatttattgtttgatGCTTCTTATGTGTACGACGCTCTTCTGGACTGTCATAGCTACcactttatgaaaaattttaatgccGAACATCTTGAATTATCCCTTTGGACTCGACACGCAGCAAGTTTACTTGCCACTCTCACGCTTGCCACAGTTGCGTCGTTTATTAAATCACATTCAACGACATCAAGTCAAATGATTGAGGTCTATCTAAAGAACGAATCAGATACTTTTACTACATTACACAATAGAAAATTCACCAGTTTAGactgcattttttttaaaaaatacctcACGCATCTACACGTGGACCCTTTTGATGGAAAATtgtgtatttctttttcaacattGCATAAAAAAACCTTGAATTGGCTACGTCTAGGAAATGTTGAATATGATTCCCAAATAGCAACGGCCATCTCAATGGGGTCTTTAGGTTCCCACGGACTATTACGGTTACTACCTTATTTGACTTATATTGCTTTTGTGCAATATTTAGAAGAA aCCTGTGCAACACATCAATGGGAGACCGACTTTTCATTACAAACTACTCTTGATGAGCATTTAAACACTACGCTTTCTTCACAGATGCAGAACAACGAAAGCAGTCAATTCATAGAGCATGGTTACCGATTCCCTACTTCGTCTTTTATAGATGCAGAGATTggaaaaaatcgaaacgtttctgTTATTCCACCACCTGATAATGTGCATATGACTGAATTGttgtatacattaaaaaatagttttaaactAACATCATCCAAAGAACTTTCGCGctcattttgttttgtttacaagCGCGAGTCTAATCTTTGCCTTTGTATCTATGGAAATACTACGGCTCAATGCGAACTGGAATGTGTAAAACTCGTAGTAACGCGTGTTGCCCC atcaaaatga